Proteins encoded within one genomic window of Scomber japonicus isolate fScoJap1 chromosome 16, fScoJap1.pri, whole genome shotgun sequence:
- the LOC128375942 gene encoding plastin-1-like: MENYITQISREGLEELREAFDKIDIDKSGYVSDFELQELFREASFSLPGYRVRDILETFIAGDTNKDDKISFDEFVGIYQELKSKEFSESFRKIISRKDGIRSFGGTSRKSSEGTQHSYSDEEKVAFVNWINKALAKDPQCQHLLPMNPDDESLFASIRDGILLCKMINLSQPDTIDERVINSDTSKLTTFKKTENLVLALNSASAIGCTVVNMDVHDLMAGKQHLVLGLFWQIIKVGLFADIEISKHEGLIALLKDGESLAELMASSPEDLLLRWVNYHLLNAGTESISNFSDDIKDSRPYFYLLDQISAQEEDDFNMKIKIDMSGLHEPDWNQRAELMLQEAARLDCRQFVSPKDVTTGNSKLNLAFVANLFNMYPALKNQTNGLDAGEIEIETREEKTFRNWINSLGASPRVNHMYWDLRDGLVIFQLYEKVKVPVAWKKVNRPPYSALWASMKKLENCNYAVELGRDVAHFSLVGVGGENLNEGNRVHTLALVWQLMRRYTVLVLSDLGDGEKVGDQIILNWVNTTLSQKRKDTQITSFRDRLISTSLPVIDLIDAIAPGTIKWVMVKREAKMQDEDKLNNAKYAISMARKIGARVYALPDDLVEVNPKMVLTVFACLMGHGMKKISR; the protein is encoded by the exons ATGGAGAATTACATCACACAAATTTCTCGAGAGGGCCTGGAAGAACTCAGAGAAGCTTTTGACAAAATCG ATATTGATAAAAGCGGCTATGTGAGTGACTTTGAGCTTCAGGAGCTGTTCAGAGAGGCAAGTTTCTCCCTGCCGGGATACAGGGTGCGAGATATCCTAGAGACCTTCATCGCTGGAGACACCAACAAAGATGATAAGATCAGCTTTGACGAATTTGTTGGT ATCTATCAAGAGCTGAAGAGTAAGGAGTTCAGTGAGTCATTTAGAAAAATCATTTCAAGAAAAGATGGGATCCGCTCCTTTGGAGGAACGTCAAGAAAATCCAGCGAGGGAACGCAGCACTCCTACTCTG atgagGAGAAGGTAGCATTTGTCAACTGGATCAACAAAGCCTTGGCGAAAGATCCACAGTGTCAACATCTTCTTCCCATGAATCCCGACGATGAAAGCCTCTTCGCTTCTATCCGTGATGGCATCCTCTTATG CAAAATGATCAACTTGTCTCAACCTGACACGATTGACGAAAGGGTCATCAACAGTGACACTAGCAAACTCACCACCTTCAAAAAGACA gAGAATCTGGTCCTCGCCCTGAACTCAGCCTCCGCTATTGGCTGTACAGTGGTGAACATGGACGTCCATGATCTGATGGCTGGGAAACAACATCTGGTCCTGGGACTTTTCTGGCAGATTATCAAGGTTGGCCTCTTTGCTGATATAGAAATCAGCAAGCACGAAG GTCTGATTGCCCTCCTGAAAGATGGAGAAAGTCTGGCAGAACTAATGGCTAGCTCTCCTGAGGATTTGCTGCTCCGCTGGGTCAACTATCATCTACTGAACGCAGGAACAGAGTCGATCAGCAACTTCAGTGATGACATCAAG GACTCACGGCCATATTTCTACCTGTTGGACCAGATATCAGCTCAAGAAGAGGATGACTTCAATATGAAAATCAAAATCGACATGTCCGGCCTGCAT GAGCCTGATTGGAATCAAAGGGCAGAGCTGATGCTGCAAGAGGCGGCCCGGCTGGACTGCAGACAGTTCGTTTCTCCTAAGGATGTCACGACTGGAAACAGCAAACTCAACTTGGCGTTTGTAGCTAACCTGTTCAACATGTACCCTGCTCTAAAGAATCAGACGAACGGCCTAGACGCTGGAGAAATAGAGA TCgagaccagagaggagaaaacatttCGCAACTGGATCAACTCTCTGGGCGCCTCTCCTCGTGTCAACCACATGTACTG GGACCTGCGTGATGGTTTGGTGATTTTTCAGCTTTATGAGAAGGTCAAGGTGCCTGTCGCCTGGAAGAAAGTCAACAGGCCCCCTTATTCTGCCCTGTGGGCCAGTATGAAGAAG CTGGAGAACTGCAACTATGCTGTGGAGCTGGGAAGAGATGTAGCTCACTTCTCTCTGGTCGGTGTTGGAGGAGAAAACTTGAACGAGGGCAATCGCGTACACACCCTGGCACTGGTCTGGCAGCTGATGAGGAG GTACACAGTGCTGGTTTTGTCAGATCTGGGTGATGGAGAAAAGGTTGGAGATCAAATCATCCTCAACTGGGTGAACACCACCCTGAGCCAGAAGCGCAAGGACACACAGATCACCAGCTTCAgg GACAGACTGATCAGCACCAGTCTGCCAGTTATTGACCTGATTGATGCCATCGCTCCCGGCACTATTAAGTGGGTCATGGTGAAGAGGGAAGCGAAAATGCAGGATGAAGATAAACTTAACAATGCCAA GTATGCAATCTCAATGGCCCGTAAGATCGGCGCTCGTGTCTACGCGCTGCCTGATGATTTGGTGGAGGTGAATCCCAAGATGGTGCTGACAGTGTTCGCCTGCCTCATGGGCCACGGGATGAAAAAGATCAGCCGCTGA